A single window of Flavobacterium aestivum DNA harbors:
- a CDS encoding response regulator transcription factor translates to MDNTDLKILIVEDDVLMIKILEFILKKEGYQVTTCKDGLIAIEKIPVLIPDLIITDIMLPFRSGLEIIGYTKENYETIPVIVVSSLGEEEGTVVEAFNLGADDFVSKPFNPNELLLRVKRLFTKRNLSIKPKEENINISA, encoded by the coding sequence ATGGATAATACAGATTTAAAAATATTAATTGTAGAGGATGATGTATTAATGATAAAAATCCTTGAGTTTATTCTAAAAAAAGAAGGATATCAAGTAACAACATGTAAAGATGGCTTGATTGCTATTGAAAAAATTCCAGTGTTAATCCCTGATTTAATTATTACCGATATTATGCTTCCTTTTCGCTCTGGATTAGAAATCATTGGTTATACTAAAGAAAACTATGAAACTATTCCTGTGATAGTGGTTTCATCATTAGGAGAAGAGGAAGGAACGGTTGTAGAAGCTTTTAATCTTGGTGCCGATGATTTTGTTTCAAAACCATTCAATCCAAACGAATTATTATTGAGAGTGAAACGCTTATTCACAAAAAGAAATCTCAGCATAAAACCAAAAGAGGAAAATATAAATATTAGTGCTTAA
- a CDS encoding alpha/beta hydrolase gives MNLSLEYKIREPKVILDKNPVILMLHGYGSNEADLFSFATELPDEYYVISARAPYDLQYGSYAWYAINFDADQNKFSDNDQARISRDTIARFIDELASNYAIDSNNVTLFGFSQGSILSYAVALSYPEKINKVVAMSGYLNLEIVAEDYLKNNLNQLKIFASHGTVDQVIPVDWARKTPGILEKLGVAIVYKEYPVGHGVAPQNFYDLKNWLAQN, from the coding sequence ATGAATCTATCCTTAGAATATAAAATAAGAGAACCCAAAGTAATTTTAGATAAAAACCCAGTCATACTAATGCTTCATGGTTACGGAAGCAATGAGGCTGATTTGTTTTCTTTTGCTACAGAATTACCGGATGAATATTATGTAATTTCGGCGCGTGCTCCTTATGATTTACAATACGGAAGTTACGCTTGGTATGCAATAAATTTTGATGCTGATCAAAACAAATTTTCAGATAATGATCAAGCCCGAATTTCCAGAGATACAATTGCTCGCTTTATTGATGAGTTAGCAAGTAACTATGCTATTGACTCTAATAATGTGACTCTTTTTGGCTTTAGCCAAGGATCAATTTTGAGTTATGCTGTAGCACTTTCGTATCCAGAAAAAATCAATAAAGTAGTAGCTATGAGCGGTTACCTCAATTTAGAAATCGTAGCCGAAGATTATTTAAAAAACAATCTAAACCAACTTAAAATATTTGCTTCACACGGAACTGTAGATCAAGTAATCCCTGTAGATTGGGCTAGAAAAACCCCTGGGATTCTAGAAAAATTAGGAGTTGCTATTGTTTATAAAGAATACCCTGTAGGCCATGGGGTAGCACCACAAAATTTTTATGATTTAAAAAACTGGTTAGCTCAAAATTAA
- a CDS encoding nuclear transport factor 2 family protein: protein MNSKDQIVENENRLLKAIQESDITVLDELLHDDLLFNIPNGMTITKNMDLDNYRSGSIIINSILPSDQIINVIDDTVIVAVTLVLNGKYDEQSLDGKYRYLRVWKLFDDSWKVIAGNCVLL from the coding sequence ATGAATAGCAAAGATCAAATTGTAGAAAACGAAAATAGACTTTTAAAGGCTATACAGGAATCCGATATCACTGTTTTAGACGAATTATTGCATGATGATTTGCTTTTTAATATTCCAAATGGGATGACAATAACTAAGAATATGGATTTAGATAATTATAGATCGGGAAGTATAATTATTAATTCAATATTGCCTAGTGATCAAATTATAAATGTCATCGATGATACTGTGATTGTAGCGGTAACTTTGGTGTTGAATGGTAAATATGATGAGCAATCTTTGGATGGTAAATACCGATATTTAAGAGTTTGGAAATTATTTGACGATTCTTGGAAAGTAATTGCCGGAAATTGTGTTTTGTTATAA
- a CDS encoding glycosyltransferase family 2 protein yields the protein MMLDNLSYYYELFVGLFSASYILSYCLLALFSYYAIKKYLNNKNFIPNNVIIKSNHIPGVSVIAPAFNEGATVVYNVKSLLSLTYPKFEIVLVNDGSTDDTLQKLIKEFDLIKVDFYYQEKIPTNPVRGHYKSTNPLYSKLLVVDKENRKSKADAANVGINSTKYPLFMCTDVDCILKNDTIIKLAKPFIENKKRVIATGAGIRISNSCEVKDGFLVKIHFPKGWYPRFQELEYVRAFLFGRMAWSQINGLLLVSGGLGMFDKEIAIAAGGYWHKSLGEDMELITRMRKYMYDHKLPFLIQYIPESLCWTEVPATKEVLIRQRVRWSRGLIQTLNLHKNIFFNPKYERMGFLIFPYFFMFEFLIPILELIGIVILIISLIVLDIDYIYLIYLTLTVYLFYLIITFISILLDDIIYKNYANTKEIIILVLMAIIEPFCYHPVNVYASLKGYSHFFRQKEQNWGNMQRQGFNTAPKQNQVT from the coding sequence ATGATGTTAGATAACCTTTCATACTATTACGAATTATTTGTGGGATTATTTTCAGCATCTTACATACTTTCATATTGCTTATTGGCTTTATTTTCATACTATGCCATAAAAAAATATCTCAATAACAAAAACTTTATACCTAATAATGTTATTATAAAATCCAATCATATTCCTGGTGTATCGGTTATTGCACCTGCCTTTAATGAAGGAGCAACCGTAGTTTATAATGTAAAATCATTGCTGTCATTGACATACCCAAAATTCGAAATTGTATTGGTAAATGATGGTAGTACTGATGATACTTTGCAAAAATTAATCAAAGAGTTTGATTTGATTAAAGTTGACTTTTATTACCAAGAAAAAATACCAACAAATCCTGTAAGGGGTCACTACAAATCTACTAATCCATTATATTCAAAACTACTCGTTGTAGATAAGGAGAATAGAAAAAGTAAAGCAGATGCGGCTAATGTTGGGATAAACTCTACCAAGTATCCGTTATTTATGTGTACAGATGTAGACTGTATTTTAAAAAATGACACTATTATAAAATTAGCCAAACCCTTTATAGAAAATAAAAAAAGAGTAATTGCTACTGGAGCAGGAATCAGAATCTCAAATTCATGCGAAGTAAAAGATGGTTTTTTGGTCAAAATACATTTTCCAAAAGGATGGTACCCAAGATTTCAGGAGCTAGAATATGTTCGTGCATTTCTTTTTGGTAGAATGGCTTGGAGCCAAATAAACGGTTTATTATTGGTTTCCGGAGGACTTGGCATGTTCGACAAAGAAATTGCTATAGCAGCAGGAGGATATTGGCATAAATCATTGGGAGAAGATATGGAACTCATAACCCGAATGAGAAAATACATGTATGACCATAAACTCCCTTTTCTAATTCAATATATTCCAGAATCATTATGCTGGACAGAAGTTCCCGCTACAAAAGAAGTTTTAATCAGACAACGGGTTCGTTGGTCAAGAGGACTGATTCAAACCTTAAACTTACACAAAAATATTTTTTTTAACCCAAAATACGAAAGAATGGGGTTTCTCATATTCCCTTATTTTTTTATGTTCGAATTTTTAATCCCAATTTTAGAATTAATCGGAATAGTGATATTAATTATTAGCTTAATTGTCTTGGACATAGACTATATCTATTTAATCTACCTTACTCTTACGGTTTATCTTTTTTACCTCATAATAACGTTTATATCCATACTCTTAGATGATATTATCTATAAAAATTATGCCAATACAAAAGAAATCATAATACTCGTTCTAATGGCTATAATTGAACCATTTTGCTACCATCCTGTAAATGTATATGCTTCATTAAAAGGGTATTCCCATTTTTTTAGACAAAAAGAACAAAACTGGGGAAACATGCAACGGCAAGGATTTAATACCGCCCCAAAACAAAATCAGGTTACTTAA
- a CDS encoding BatA domain-containing protein — MHFKQPEILYFLFLLIVPILVHLFQLRRFKKEYFTNVRFLKALAIQTRKSSNIKKWLLLACRILLLTCIILAFAQPFFESKDSKNASNEMYIILDNSFSMQAKGKKGELLKRAVQELLEETPENTNFSLLTNTNNYWNTDIKTIRNELQNLKYSAIPFQLDNIIAKVKAHKSAFKKDIIIITDAVGLSQNQLKNIGNDNIPYFIIPKAEQKNNVAIDSVFIHQTLDDFYELGIVTTNYSTDFKPVPMALYNQNKLIAKTIINFKNKKETINFTIPKQAFHGYVSIEDNDLAYDNKLFFSISKIKKTNIISIGAPEKNNFLSRIYTNDEFNYSSFTLSTLDYNSIDKQDAIVLNELDEIPQSLQTTLKSFVSKGGNLIVIPSETASITNLNALLNQFGSTQYKSLESNEKLITKINFNHPLFAGVFENKTNNFQYPKTKKEFTISTTSSAILNFEDQSPFLIALRNTISSVYVFSAPLNLSNSNFQLSPLIVPVFYKMALNKQNNGINANTIGNNSSYLVSTLLSKDEILSVKNSEEQFIPVQQLLNNKVQLFFNDYPEKAGNFTIYDSKTPIENISFNYARTESNLDQIDESLLSNYKTSDSITTIFDTLQTNRSDNQIWKWFIIFALLFLALEMAIIKFIK; from the coding sequence ATGCACTTTAAACAGCCCGAAATTCTATACTTTCTATTCTTATTGATTGTTCCAATTTTGGTGCATTTGTTTCAATTAAGACGATTTAAAAAAGAATATTTCACCAATGTTCGTTTCCTAAAAGCACTTGCAATTCAAACCAGAAAGAGTTCCAATATCAAAAAATGGTTGCTTTTGGCGTGCAGAATACTTTTACTAACTTGTATTATTCTTGCCTTTGCACAACCCTTTTTCGAGTCTAAAGACAGTAAAAATGCCAGCAATGAAATGTATATTATTCTGGACAACTCCTTTAGTATGCAAGCCAAAGGAAAAAAAGGGGAATTACTAAAACGTGCCGTTCAGGAACTACTCGAAGAAACTCCGGAAAACACCAACTTTTCATTACTTACCAATACCAATAATTATTGGAATACGGATATCAAAACCATTCGAAATGAATTGCAAAACCTAAAGTATAGTGCAATTCCTTTTCAACTGGACAATATAATCGCTAAAGTAAAAGCACACAAATCAGCTTTCAAAAAAGATATTATAATCATTACCGATGCCGTGGGTTTATCCCAAAATCAATTAAAAAATATCGGCAACGATAACATTCCTTATTTTATAATTCCAAAGGCAGAACAAAAAAACAATGTAGCTATCGATAGTGTTTTTATTCACCAAACACTAGATGATTTTTATGAATTAGGGATTGTTACCACCAACTACAGTACAGATTTCAAACCTGTTCCGATGGCTTTATACAATCAGAATAAACTGATTGCTAAAACTATAATTAATTTTAAGAACAAAAAAGAAACCATCAATTTTACAATTCCAAAACAAGCTTTTCATGGCTACGTTTCTATAGAAGACAATGATTTGGCCTATGACAATAAATTATTTTTTAGTATTTCAAAAATCAAAAAAACCAATATTATTAGCATTGGCGCTCCAGAAAAAAACAATTTCTTGAGTCGAATCTATACGAATGATGAGTTCAATTATAGTTCTTTCACCTTAAGCACTCTTGATTACAACAGCATTGACAAACAAGATGCAATTGTATTGAATGAACTTGATGAAATTCCACAATCCTTACAAACCACTTTAAAATCCTTTGTGAGCAAAGGCGGAAATCTTATTGTAATTCCATCCGAAACCGCCTCAATAACCAATTTGAATGCGTTACTAAATCAGTTTGGCTCCACTCAATACAAATCATTAGAATCGAATGAAAAACTGATTACCAAAATCAACTTTAATCATCCATTATTTGCAGGTGTATTTGAAAACAAAACAAATAATTTTCAATATCCAAAAACTAAAAAAGAATTCACGATTTCGACTACAAGTTCAGCCATTCTAAACTTTGAGGATCAATCACCATTTTTAATAGCGCTTAGAAATACTATTTCATCTGTTTATGTGTTTTCGGCTCCGTTGAATCTATCAAATTCTAATTTTCAACTGTCCCCATTGATTGTTCCAGTTTTCTATAAAATGGCATTAAACAAGCAAAATAATGGAATTAATGCAAACACCATAGGAAATAACAGCTCTTATCTTGTTTCTACTTTATTATCTAAAGATGAAATTCTAAGTGTAAAAAACTCAGAAGAACAATTCATCCCAGTACAACAACTGTTAAATAATAAAGTACAATTGTTTTTTAATGATTATCCAGAGAAAGCGGGCAATTTCACTATTTATGATTCCAAAACGCCAATAGAAAACATCAGTTTTAATTATGCTAGAACCGAAAGTAATTTGGATCAAATTGATGAAAGTTTGTTATCCAATTATAAAACGAGTGATTCCATTACAACCATTTTTGACACGTTACAAACCAACCGAAGTGACAATCAAATTTGGAAATGGTTTATTATCTTTGCACTGTTATTTTTAGCGTTAGAAATGGCAATTATAAAATTTATAAAATAA
- a CDS encoding dihydroorotase, giving the protein MKIIIREAKIIDSKSPFHNQTVDLLIVDGFIKKIGKALPNTDDAEELKLENLHLSQGWFDSSVSLGEPGFEDRETIANGLDVAAKSGFTAIALQPNSFPIIDNQAQVNFVKSKANGFATQLFPIGALTKESEGKDMAELYDMKNSGAVAFGDYTKSLDNANLLKIALQYVQDFDGLVIAFAQDDKIKGNGVMNEGIVSTRLGLKGIPNLAEELLIARNLFLLEYTGGKMHIPTISSAKSVQLIKEAKAKGLNVTCSATVHHLVLTDEKLEEFDTRYKVTPPLKAENDRQALLNGILDGTIDMITTDHNPIDIEHKKMEFDMAKNGTIGLESAFGALMTVLPLETIIEKFTSGKTIFSIPNNSINEGEIADITLFNPEGNSVFTKENILSKSKNSAFLGTNLKGKAYGIFNQGKLILG; this is encoded by the coding sequence ATGAAAATAATCATCCGAGAAGCAAAAATTATCGATTCGAAAAGTCCTTTTCACAACCAGACTGTAGATCTTTTAATTGTAGATGGTTTTATAAAAAAAATTGGAAAGGCACTTCCAAATACTGATGATGCCGAAGAACTAAAACTAGAAAACCTTCACCTTTCACAAGGATGGTTTGACAGTAGTGTTTCCTTGGGAGAGCCAGGATTTGAAGACCGGGAAACTATTGCAAACGGGCTAGATGTTGCTGCCAAAAGCGGTTTTACAGCCATTGCTTTGCAACCCAATTCATTCCCTATTATAGACAATCAAGCTCAGGTTAATTTTGTAAAAAGTAAAGCCAATGGTTTTGCCACACAATTGTTTCCGATAGGTGCTCTAACCAAGGAAAGTGAAGGTAAAGACATGGCCGAGTTGTATGACATGAAAAACTCTGGCGCAGTAGCTTTTGGCGATTATACCAAAAGTTTAGACAATGCCAATCTCCTAAAAATAGCCTTGCAATACGTACAGGATTTTGATGGACTAGTCATTGCTTTTGCACAAGACGACAAAATAAAAGGAAATGGCGTCATGAACGAAGGTATTGTTTCTACACGATTGGGACTGAAAGGCATTCCGAATCTAGCAGAAGAATTACTGATTGCCAGAAACTTATTCCTTCTAGAATATACTGGCGGTAAAATGCATATCCCAACCATTTCTTCAGCAAAATCGGTACAATTAATCAAAGAAGCCAAAGCAAAAGGACTTAACGTTACTTGTAGTGCAACCGTACATCATTTAGTATTAACGGATGAGAAACTAGAAGAATTTGACACACGATATAAAGTGACTCCACCATTGAAAGCTGAGAATGACAGACAAGCATTACTCAACGGAATTCTAGATGGAACTATCGATATGATTACTACAGATCATAACCCTATCGATATCGAACACAAAAAAATGGAGTTTGATATGGCCAAAAATGGAACCATAGGACTAGAAAGTGCATTTGGCGCCTTAATGACTGTACTCCCATTAGAAACTATAATCGAAAAATTTACCTCAGGAAAAACCATTTTCAGTATTCCAAACAATAGTATTAACGAAGGCGAAATAGCCGATATTACTTTGTTTAATCCGGAAGGTAATAGTGTTTTCACAAAAGAAAACATACTTTCAAAATCAAAAAATTCAGCATTCCTAGGAACCAATCTAAAAGGAAAAGCGTATGGAATTTTTAACCAAGGGAAATTAATTTTAGGATAA
- a CDS encoding DEAD/DEAH box helicase: MSTFEQFNLPKSVQKAITDLGFTSPTPIQEKTFSVIMSGRDMMGIAQTGTGKTFAYLLPLLKLYKFTPGHTPKIVILVPTRELVVQVVEEVEKLTKYMSVRTIGIFGGVNINTQKTTVYQGCDILVGTPGRVMDLTLDNVIRFEEMQKLVIDEFDEMLNLGFRTQLTAILAMMPKKRQNILFSATMTDEVDAVLNDYFDYPKEVTLSPSGTPLENITQITYQVPNFNTKINLLKHLLQTNEDMSRVLVFVNNKKISDMVHERIEEDFEGQFGVIHSNKSQNYRLNTMAEFQEGNLRGLITTDIMARGLDISNITHVINFEMPELPELYMHRIGRTGRADATGTAISLVAPREEESKIAIEILMDTELDIETFPEEVEVSDKLIGPEKDRQPIKILIKKQKLVGEGAFHEKSKKNKKVNLGGPGVTKKKTHGSVNRNMLKTRDKKRKNKK, translated from the coding sequence ATGAGTACTTTCGAACAATTCAATCTTCCTAAATCTGTACAAAAAGCAATAACCGATTTAGGTTTTACATCTCCAACTCCTATTCAGGAAAAAACTTTTTCTGTGATAATGTCTGGCCGTGATATGATGGGAATTGCACAAACCGGTACTGGTAAAACATTTGCCTATTTACTTCCTTTATTAAAATTATACAAATTTACACCAGGTCATACTCCAAAAATAGTAATCCTTGTTCCAACTCGCGAACTTGTAGTTCAAGTGGTGGAAGAAGTTGAAAAACTAACCAAATACATGTCTGTTCGCACCATTGGAATTTTTGGAGGGGTAAATATCAACACCCAAAAAACAACAGTGTATCAAGGATGTGATATTCTTGTGGGAACTCCAGGAAGAGTTATGGATTTAACATTAGACAATGTAATCCGTTTTGAAGAAATGCAAAAACTGGTTATAGACGAGTTTGACGAAATGCTAAATTTAGGTTTCCGTACCCAATTGACCGCTATTTTGGCAATGATGCCTAAAAAGCGTCAAAACATACTATTCTCAGCAACTATGACTGACGAGGTAGATGCCGTTTTGAATGATTACTTTGATTATCCTAAAGAAGTTACACTTTCACCATCAGGAACCCCATTAGAAAATATTACACAAATCACATATCAAGTTCCTAATTTCAATACCAAAATCAATCTTTTAAAACACTTATTACAAACCAACGAAGACATGAGTCGCGTATTGGTTTTTGTGAATAACAAGAAGATCTCGGATATGGTTCACGAACGCATAGAGGAAGATTTTGAAGGTCAGTTTGGTGTTATTCACTCCAACAAATCTCAAAATTACCGTTTGAACACTATGGCTGAATTCCAGGAAGGAAATCTACGTGGACTAATCACTACTGATATTATGGCAAGAGGTTTAGATATTTCGAATATTACACACGTAATTAACTTCGAGATGCCTGAATTACCTGAATTATACATGCACAGAATTGGTAGAACGGGACGTGCTGATGCTACTGGAACAGCAATAAGTCTTGTAGCTCCACGCGAAGAAGAATCAAAAATTGCTATTGAAATTTTAATGGATACTGAGCTAGACATTGAAACTTTTCCAGAAGAAGTTGAAGTATCTGATAAATTGATTGGACCAGAAAAAGACAGGCAGCCTATTAAGATTTTGATAAAAAAACAAAAACTAGTAGGTGAAGGTGCTTTTCATGAAAAAAGCAAAAAGAATAAGAAAGTCAATTTAGGAGGACCAGGAGTAACCAAGAAAAAAACACACGGTTCAGTAAATAGAAACATGCTGAAAACAAGAGACAAAAAGAGAAAAAACAAGAAATAG
- a CDS encoding YaiO family outer membrane beta-barrel protein has protein sequence MKHINHIKIIFILFLVFGMANNNSVWAQKIDIDSLLNVAIKEVNKDKNYESALKKTQLGMKLAPEYLDFHLLTGRIYQLTNVKDSARYYYNYVISKNPVYEEAYTYLINMDLEEKNYTDAEIVVNKAIEAHPGKKDFRYKKLTIYELQGEKKKSEDYLKEMQAMYPKDSDFKLHYFIENSRLKSDRIGVNYNFTTFDRSGYGPWHYGSLQYICQRNWGSAIARVNYSNRYANGESVINGIQYEAESYLFTGKNSYSYIGAGYSDDPVFPKLRLGYSFFQNFNKGWEGDLGIRYIDTDDTNFATAVLGIGKYLGSYWLNLRSYFQFDNDTVYPAFTLTSRYYFNTRFDYLTLIAGYGTSPDERTTLGQIEQRLSLNSFRIGGGYYRLFGEHYVTGIQLSINDQEYSPGLKQIETEIALMFQYQF, from the coding sequence ATGAAACATATAAACCACATCAAAATCATCTTTATCCTTTTTCTTGTATTCGGAATGGCGAATAATAATTCCGTTTGGGCCCAAAAAATAGATATCGACAGTCTTTTGAATGTTGCCATAAAAGAAGTAAACAAAGATAAAAACTATGAATCGGCATTGAAGAAAACCCAATTGGGAATGAAATTAGCTCCTGAATATCTCGATTTTCATTTACTAACCGGTAGAATTTATCAGTTAACCAATGTAAAAGACAGTGCTCGATACTATTATAATTATGTCATTAGTAAAAATCCTGTTTATGAAGAAGCTTATACTTACCTCATCAATATGGATCTTGAAGAAAAAAATTATACCGATGCTGAGATAGTAGTCAATAAAGCTATTGAAGCACATCCTGGAAAAAAAGATTTTCGATATAAAAAGCTCACCATTTATGAATTGCAAGGAGAAAAGAAAAAAAGTGAAGACTATCTAAAAGAAATGCAAGCTATGTATCCTAAAGATTCTGATTTCAAACTGCATTATTTTATTGAAAACAGCAGACTCAAATCAGATCGTATTGGGGTGAATTACAATTTTACAACCTTTGACAGATCTGGATATGGGCCTTGGCATTATGGAAGTTTACAATACATTTGTCAACGAAATTGGGGATCAGCCATTGCCAGAGTCAATTATTCTAACAGATATGCTAATGGAGAAAGCGTAATCAATGGTATTCAATATGAAGCTGAGAGTTATCTTTTTACAGGTAAAAACAGTTATTCCTACATTGGAGCTGGATATAGCGACGATCCAGTATTTCCTAAATTAAGGCTTGGATATTCCTTTTTTCAAAATTTCAATAAAGGCTGGGAAGGAGATCTAGGCATACGCTACATTGATACCGATGACACCAACTTTGCTACTGCCGTTCTTGGAATTGGAAAATATCTAGGTTCCTATTGGCTCAATCTAAGATCGTATTTTCAATTTGACAACGATACAGTTTATCCGGCTTTTACACTAACAAGTCGTTATTATTTCAACACCCGTTTTGATTACTTAACATTAATAGCAGGTTACGGAACTTCGCCAGATGAGCGTACAACCCTTGGACAAATTGAACAACGTTTATCACTTAATTCCTTTAGAATTGGAGGTGGTTATTATAGATTGTTTGGAGAGCATTATGTAACAGGCATACAATTATCTATAAACGATCAAGAATATTCCCCAGGCTTGAAGCAAATTGAAACCGAAATTGCTTTGATGTTTCAATATCAGTTCTAA
- a CDS encoding lactonase family protein, with product MKKVYLFLLLISTVASMQAQKNLLNLLVGTYTNTCYSKGIYTYEFDTNNAQMRLKKSSDSIVNPSYLSFSKDNKFVYAVNENGEESTISSFGFDSVSGKPSFINKESSKGADPCYIINDDQNVIVANYSGGSISVFGKKQDGGLTEAKQVIQHYGNGTNADRQEKSHVHMVYFSPDKKYVLSNDLGNDKVYVYNYNPTATTDVLTLKDSVSVKAGSGPRHLTFGKKGKYMYLLQELDGSLTTFSYAEGKLTPINETSILAKDFKGAPSSADIHISPNGKFLYASNRGEANTISIFKILKKGKLEPIGEVSTLGKGPRSFVIDPTGKFLLVAHQYTNDIMIFKIHKRKGTLTDTGKKIDLCSPVCLIFNN from the coding sequence ATGAAAAAAGTTTATCTATTTCTTCTATTAATTTCTACCGTAGCTTCAATGCAGGCCCAAAAAAACTTATTGAATCTTCTTGTTGGTACTTATACCAATACATGTTATAGCAAAGGCATTTATACTTATGAATTTGATACCAATAATGCTCAAATGAGACTGAAAAAATCTTCGGACAGTATTGTCAATCCAAGTTATTTATCATTTTCTAAGGATAATAAATTTGTTTATGCAGTAAATGAAAACGGTGAGGAAAGCACTATAAGCTCTTTTGGGTTTGACTCCGTAAGTGGTAAGCCAAGTTTTATCAATAAAGAAAGTTCTAAAGGCGCTGACCCTTGTTATATCATTAATGATGATCAAAATGTAATTGTTGCCAATTATTCTGGTGGGAGTATTTCGGTTTTTGGTAAAAAGCAGGATGGTGGTTTAACCGAAGCAAAGCAGGTTATACAGCATTATGGTAATGGTACAAATGCAGATAGACAAGAAAAATCACATGTTCACATGGTTTATTTTTCGCCAGATAAGAAATATGTTTTAAGCAATGATTTAGGAAACGATAAAGTGTATGTGTATAATTATAACCCAACTGCAACTACTGATGTTTTAACATTAAAAGATAGTGTTTCTGTAAAAGCGGGTAGTGGACCTAGACATTTAACGTTTGGAAAGAAAGGAAAATACATGTATCTGTTACAGGAATTAGATGGTTCATTGACTACTTTCAGCTATGCAGAAGGGAAGTTAACCCCAATTAATGAAACCAGTATTTTAGCAAAAGATTTTAAAGGAGCTCCTAGCTCAGCCGATATTCATATTTCGCCTAACGGGAAATTTTTATACGCTTCGAATAGAGGAGAGGCCAATACTATTTCGATTTTTAAAATTTTAAAGAAAGGGAAATTAGAGCCAATAGGGGAAGTAAGTACTTTGGGGAAAGGACCGAGAAGTTTTGTGATTGATCCAACTGGGAAGTTTCTTTTGGTAGCACATCAGTATACCAATGATATTATGATTTTTAAGATTCATAAACGAAAAGGAACTCTAACTGATACAGGGAAAAAAATTGACCTATGTTCTCCTGTTTGTTTAATTTTTAATAATTAG